The Halomicronema hongdechloris C2206 genome includes a window with the following:
- the upp gene encoding uracil phosphoribosyltransferase, which produces MAPQLRVFVPPHPLIQHWLGVARDGSTPSTLFRSAMAELGRWLTYEATREWLPTLETTVATPLGPCAATFVNPDVPVVIVPILRAGLALMEGAQALLPLASVYHVGFVRNEETLEASCYLNKLPDKLPPESRVLISEPMLATGGTIMALMQDLIQRGADPAYIRIISVVTAPVALQKLADTYPTLNIYAAAIDEGLDNQGYIVPGLGDAGDRTFGT; this is translated from the coding sequence ATGGCTCCTCAACTCCGTGTGTTCGTCCCCCCTCACCCCCTGATTCAACATTGGTTAGGGGTGGCTCGCGATGGCTCTACCCCGTCAACGCTCTTTCGCAGTGCCATGGCAGAATTAGGGCGCTGGCTCACCTACGAAGCCACTCGAGAATGGCTGCCCACCCTAGAGACCACCGTTGCAACTCCGTTGGGGCCCTGTGCCGCCACCTTTGTCAATCCAGACGTGCCCGTGGTAATCGTTCCCATCCTGCGGGCAGGGTTGGCCTTGATGGAGGGAGCCCAGGCGCTACTGCCGCTAGCATCTGTCTACCATGTCGGATTTGTGCGCAATGAGGAGACCCTAGAAGCCAGCTGCTACCTGAATAAACTGCCAGACAAACTTCCCCCTGAAAGCCGGGTGCTCATCAGTGAACCGATGTTGGCCACAGGCGGCACGATTATGGCCCTGATGCAGGATCTGATCCAACGGGGAGCCGATCCTGCCTATATCCGCATTATCTCGGTGGTAACCGCACCAGTAGCCCTGCAAAAGCTGGCTGACACGTATCCGACCCTGAATATCTATGCGGCTGCCATTGATGAGGGCTTAGATAACCAAGGGTATATCGTGCCTGGCTTAGGCGATGCCGGCGATCGCACCTTTGGCACCTAA
- a CDS encoding YggT family protein: MGSSLLGLIAQTFSTFLSIYFVLLIIRILLSWFPNVDWLSPPFSVLSQLTDPYLNLFRSIIPPLGGIDLSPILAFLVLQLLRSGVTELAALAYPMY, from the coding sequence ATGGGGTCGTCGTTACTGGGTTTGATAGCTCAAACCTTCTCCACGTTCCTAAGCATTTATTTTGTACTGCTGATCATTCGGATTCTGCTGAGCTGGTTTCCCAATGTGGATTGGCTAAGTCCGCCGTTTTCGGTGCTGAGTCAGCTGACCGATCCCTATCTCAACCTCTTTCGCTCGATTATTCCTCCTCTGGGAGGCATCGACCTGTCTCCGATTCTGGCCTTCTTGGTATTACAACTGCTGCGCAGCGGCGTCACTGAATTAGCCGCCCTGGCCTATCCCATGTACTGA
- a CDS encoding creatininase family protein, whose amino-acid sequence MHHPIPPERYFPYLTWCDIEAMPDPANVVLVQPLGAVEQHGPHLPLGVDAAISTYVLAQALQSLEATVPAYGLPPLYYGKSNEHLHFPGTITLSAQTLLAVLMEVGDSLYRAGFRKWVLMNGHGGQPQVLDIAARDLHQRYPDFLVFPLFTWNVPNQAASLLSAQEQALGIHAGDAETSVMLAILPEQVRMAQAIKEYPPGLPEGLLSLEGALPFAWTTRDLSRSGVVGDAIAATPEKGEQILDSLAQGWTQVIREIHGFRQPSPA is encoded by the coding sequence ATGCACCACCCCATTCCACCGGAGCGCTATTTCCCCTACCTCACTTGGTGCGACATCGAGGCAATGCCCGATCCGGCCAATGTAGTCTTAGTGCAACCGCTAGGCGCCGTTGAGCAACATGGTCCCCACCTACCTCTCGGGGTCGATGCTGCCATCAGCACCTATGTGCTGGCCCAAGCGCTGCAGTCCTTGGAGGCTACGGTGCCCGCCTACGGACTGCCCCCCCTCTACTACGGCAAATCCAATGAACACCTGCATTTCCCAGGGACAATTACTCTTTCGGCCCAGACCCTACTAGCGGTGCTGATGGAGGTTGGCGACAGCCTGTATCGAGCTGGCTTTCGCAAGTGGGTGCTGATGAATGGCCATGGGGGGCAGCCCCAAGTGCTCGACATCGCCGCCCGGGATCTGCACCAACGCTATCCAGATTTCCTGGTGTTTCCCCTATTTACCTGGAATGTGCCCAACCAGGCTGCCAGCCTACTGTCGGCGCAAGAGCAGGCCTTGGGAATTCATGCTGGGGACGCGGAGACTAGCGTCATGCTGGCCATTCTGCCGGAGCAAGTGCGCATGGCGCAGGCCATCAAAGAGTATCCCCCTGGCTTACCAGAGGGGTTACTGAGTCTGGAGGGAGCGCTCCCCTTTGCCTGGACTACTCGGGATCTTAGCCGCAGTGGAGTCGTGGGAGATGCGATCGCAGCTACTCCGGAAAAGGGAGAGCAGATACTAGACTCTTTAGCCCAAGGTTGGACTCAAGTCATCCGTGAGATTCATGGCTTCCGGCAGCCATCGCCTGCATGA
- a CDS encoding DUF4278 domain-containing protein — MHLRYRGVDYETETQNLDMTEEVIGRYRGAVVKRHVAKNAPAQGRASGLVYRGARVK, encoded by the coding sequence ATGCATTTACGTTATCGCGGTGTTGACTACGAAACCGAAACCCAAAACTTAGATATGACTGAAGAGGTCATCGGTCGTTATCGTGGCGCTGTCGTCAAGCGTCATGTGGCCAAGAATGCTCCTGCCCAAGGCCGGGCCAGTGGTTTAGTTTACCGGGGGGCTCGCGTCAAGTAA